AAGGATTCCTCCAGATCCGCATCCCTCCCTGGCTCCGGCGGCTCGTGACCCGCCTTCTGGCGGTGGTGCCAGCGGTCGTCGTGACCGCGCTCCACGGAGAGAAGGGCACGGCGGATCTGCTCGTGCTCAGCCAGGTGGCTCTCAGCATGCAGCTCCCCTTCGCCGTGGTGCCGCTGGTCAGGTTCACCAGCGATCGGCGCAAGATGGGATCCTTCGTCAACCCGCGATGGCTGACGGCACTCGCGATCCTCGTGGCGGTCGCGATCATCGCACTGAACGCAAAGCTGCTTCTGGACGTCGTCTGGTGAGTGAGGCAGCGGTTTCCGGGGGACTTTTCCGGGGGCAATCGAAAGCGAGACAACAACATGGCAAATATCTCACGTCGTAGCGTGCTGGCGGCAACCGCCGCCGGCGGCTTGGCAATGGCGGCGACAGCGGCCAAAGCGGACACGACTCAGACGATACCGACGCCCACGCGCCCGGGGGTGGGTGGAACCGACCCCGGTCCCGGCAATGCGGAACTGACCCGGCAGAACCCGGATCTCTATGCGCCGCCGGCGACCGATCACGGCACGCTGCCCAATCTGCGTTTTTCGTTCTCCGACGCTCATATGCGGCTCGAGCCGGGCGGATGGACCCGCCAGGTGACCGTGCGCGAGCTCGGCGTCTCGAAGAACATCGCGGGCGTGAACATGCGCCTCAATGCCGGCGCCGTGCGCGAGCTGCACTGGCACAAGGCGGCCGAGTGGTCCTACATGCTCTACGGCAGCGCCCGCATCACCGCGATCGATGCGGAGGGACGGAATTTCGTCGACGACGTGGGGGTCGGCGACCTGTGGTACTTCCCGGCCGGCATTCCGCATTCTATCCAGGGCCTCGGTCCGGATGGCTGCGAGTTCCTGCTGGTGTTCGACGACGGCGAATTCGACGAGGACAACACCTTCCTGATCACCGACTGGTTCAAGCACACGCCAGCCGAGGTGCTCGGCAAGAATTTCGGCGCTCCGGCCACCCTGTTCGGGCATACCCCCGATCCGAGCGAGCGGTATATCTTCCCGGCACCGATGCCGGGCCCCCTGGCTTCGGACAAGATCCCCGGTGCAACCCCTGTCCCGCAGAGCTTCAGCCACCGGATGCTGGCGCAGGAACCGATCAAGACGAAGAGCGGCACGGTGCGGATCACCGATTCCAGCAACTTCCCGGTATCGACCACGATCGCCGCGGCGCTGGTCGAGATCGAGCCGGGCGGGATGCGCGAGCTGCATTGGCATCCCAATGCCGACGAATGGCAGTACTACATCGAGGGCAAGGCCCGGATGGGCGTGTTCGCCGCGGCGGGGCAGGCCCGCACCTTCGACTTCCAGGCCGGTGACGTCGGCTATGTGCCCTTCGCCATGGGCCACTATGTCGAGAACATCGGCGACACCCCGGTGCGTTTCCTCGAGATGTTCAAGAGCAGCTACTATGCCGACCTGTCGCTGGACCAGTGGATGGCGCTCACGCCGCCGGAGCTGGTGAATGCGCATCTGGGGCTCGATCCGCAGGTGATGAACGCGCTGCGCAAGCAGAAATCGCCCATCGTGCCGGCATGACGGACCCTGGCCGCCGGCCCCAGGGGTCGGCGGCCGCTGTCTGGCGCCGGGCTTATGCCGGCATCCAGGACCCGTGAAGCCCTGCCGGTACCCGGCGGGGCAGGCGGACGATCGCGATCGGATCGGCGGCGAGATTGCGTGCATCCAGGATCTGGAAGCTGCCCGCCTCGCCGGCGAAGTCGTGGACGAAGGTGAAGATGAAGCCGTCTTCCTCGGCCTTGCCTTGCGGATCGGCGACGAAGACGGGCTCGCACACCGTCTCGCCGTTCGGGAACAGGTGGACGGTCTTCGCCCCGGTCGTCAGGTCGTAGCGGGCGATCGCCTCGAAGGCGCCCCCTTGCCGCGTGTCGCCGGGGCGGGGATCGCGAAGCCCGGCATAGCCAAAGCGGGCCTTGCGGCCGAGATAGGCGTCGTTGACGCGGGAGAAATCGCAGGCCTGCGTATCGATGGTCTCGTCCTGGAGCGTCTTGGCGTCGGTATCGATCACCATGCGATGAAGCTCGAGCCGCTGGGCGGGCGCCGTCAGCGAGTAGGAATCGTACCAGGGAAACACCACCTCGATGCGATTGCCCTCGGCGAAGGCATTCATGGTGTGGAAATTGAAGAAGGGCGCGCCCCCGATCCACTGCACATCGCTCTCGGCCTGCGCGTCGCGGGGAACCACCGCCACCATGGCGCCCTTGTCCGGCTGCCAGGTGACCGGCGGGCCCGACTGCGACGGCGCGTAGATCAGGGGACAAATGAAGGCGATGACATGGCGCTCGGTGATGGCGATATCATGCACCATCGCCCCCCAGGGCGCCTGGAAGGGGAGGATCCGATCGAGCGTCCCCGATCGGCTCGCCCGCAGATAGACCAGGGCCCCCGTCTCCCAGTTATAGGCGATCGACAGGAGCTCGCCGGTGACCGGATCGAGCTTCGGGTGGGCGGACATCACGCTCGGCAGCTTGCCGCCATAGTTGAACAGGCCGACCGTCGCGAGATCGCGGTCGAGCTCATAGGGCACGCCGCCCTCATAGAGGGCGAGATAGCGCCCCGCATGACGGACGATGTTGGTGTTGGCGAGATCGGC
The nucleotide sequence above comes from Hypericibacter terrae. Encoded proteins:
- a CDS encoding carotenoid oxygenase family protein, whose protein sequence is MIKAEPWSSENRFLIGAFRPVFDERDDTDLTVEGEIPPGLRGVFMRNGPNPQFQPDGHYAYPFDGTGMVHALYLENGKARYRNRWVVTQELAAERAAGRRLYNSTFSPPPHADLANTNIVRHAGRYLALYEGGVPYELDRDLATVGLFNYGGKLPSVMSAHPKLDPVTGELLSIAYNWETGALVYLRASRSGTLDRILPFQAPWGAMVHDIAITERHVIAFICPLIYAPSQSGPPVTWQPDKGAMVAVVPRDAQAESDVQWIGGAPFFNFHTMNAFAEGNRIEVVFPWYDSYSLTAPAQRLELHRMVIDTDAKTLQDETIDTQACDFSRVNDAYLGRKARFGYAGLRDPRPGDTRQGGAFEAIARYDLTTGAKTVHLFPNGETVCEPVFVADPQGKAEEDGFIFTFVHDFAGEAGSFQILDARNLAADPIAIVRLPRRVPAGLHGSWMPA
- a CDS encoding oxalate decarboxylase family bicupin, whose translation is MANISRRSVLAATAAGGLAMAATAAKADTTQTIPTPTRPGVGGTDPGPGNAELTRQNPDLYAPPATDHGTLPNLRFSFSDAHMRLEPGGWTRQVTVRELGVSKNIAGVNMRLNAGAVRELHWHKAAEWSYMLYGSARITAIDAEGRNFVDDVGVGDLWYFPAGIPHSIQGLGPDGCEFLLVFDDGEFDEDNTFLITDWFKHTPAEVLGKNFGAPATLFGHTPDPSERYIFPAPMPGPLASDKIPGATPVPQSFSHRMLAQEPIKTKSGTVRITDSSNFPVSTTIAAALVEIEPGGMRELHWHPNADEWQYYIEGKARMGVFAAAGQARTFDFQAGDVGYVPFAMGHYVENIGDTPVRFLEMFKSSYYADLSLDQWMALTPPELVNAHLGLDPQVMNALRKQKSPIVPA